The window CGAGAATCCTCTCTGCCTTTACAGCGTTCTCTTGTCCAGGGATATCTTTCATGACCCTTTCCATCTCAAAGGAGATGCCGTTTTCACCACTTACCAGACAGACTGCACTTGATTTCAATCTGTTTGTCAGTTTTACCTTGGAAATTTTATCCTTCAATGCATTTTGGATACCTTCTAGGAGACTTTTGTTCTCTCCCTCACTCTCTTCTAGCATCTTTTTTTCCATCTCGTCTTCAAGTCCTAAATTAGACTCAGTGACTGATTTAAAAGGCTTCCCGTCATATTCCATAAGAGTTCTGATGGCAAACTCGTCCACACGCTCATTTAGGAAAAGAACTTCATAACCTTTTTCTTTTACTGCTTCCATCTGAGGCATTTTTTTAAGTGAATCAAGGTCCTCTCCTGAGACATAGTAGATCTCCTTCTGATCCTCAGTCATTCTACTCACATACTCAGAAAGAGTTGTTTTATCATCATTAAAGGTGCTATGGAAAATCAAAAGATTTTTAAGGGTGTCTTTATACAGACCATATTCACTGTAAATCCCTGCCTTTATATCCATGCCGAAGGCATCCCAGAAAAGCTCGTATTTTTTTCTGTCATTCTTCAAGAGATTTTCTAACTCTCTTTGAATTTTTTTCTGTATATTTTTACCCAGGCTCTGGAGCTGTCTATCCTGCTGCAGTATCTCTCTTGATATATTAAGTGAAAAATCAGCAGAATCTACAAGTCCTTTTACAAATCTAAAGTGATCTGGAACTAGCTGTTTGCACTTATCCATGATAAACACATTTTTGGTGTAAAGCTGAAGCCCCTTTTCATAGTCCTTTGTATAAAAATCCATAGGTGTTCTAGAAGGGATATAAAGAAGAGCCGTATAATCTATATTCCCCTCTACCTTTATATGAATATTCATAAGTGGTTTCTCCCAATCATGAAATTTCGACATATAAAACTCGTCGTACTCTTCTTCGGTCACATCATTTTTATTTTTTTTCCAGATAGGAACCATAGAATTTAAGGTTTCCATACTTTTTACTTTTTTGTCTCCATCCTTTTTTTCAACTTCCAGATTTATGGGATATCTCACATAATCAGAGTATTTTTTGATCAACTCCCTTATTTTGTATTCCTCTAGATATTCATCGTTTGGATTTTCTTCGTCCTCTCTTATATGAAGAGTTATCTCAGTTCCTCTTTTCTCTTTTTTTATCTCGTCTATTACAAAGGTATTTTTCCCGTCAGACTCCCACTTATAGGCTTTTTCCTCTCCAGCTCTCCTGGTTGCAACTGTTATCTTATCAGTAACCATAAAAGCAGAGTAAAAACCTACACCAAACTGTCCTATTATCTCTAGGTCAGACTGTTTCTTAGATTCTTTTAATGCATTCATAAAAGCCTTTGATCCAGACTTGGCAATAGTACCTAAATTAGCAACTAGTTCATCATGATTCATCCCTATGCCATTGTCAGATATCTTTAGAACTTTTTTATCCTTTGATGCAGTAATTTCTATTTTAAAATCTTGGTCTCCTTCTAAAAGTTCTTTATCTGTAATAGATAAAAATTTAAGTTTGTCCACGGCATCACTTGCATTGGAGACCAATTCCCTTAAGAAGATCTCTTTGTGAGTATAAATTGAGTGAATTACCAGATTTAAAAGTTCACTGGTTTCCGTTTGAAAATTTAAAGTTTCTTTAGACATTTCTATCCCCCTTGTTAGCAGTTGTTTATATTGAGTGCTAATAGTTTTTTAACATATTTTTACTTATATGTCAAGTACAAGGCAGGTTCAAATCTTTTGCCATTAGAGAATGTATTTTAATTTCATTTCTTTTTAACCTCGAGTATATAGAGGTTTCATTGTATCTATAAAGGGAAAAATTTATTATTTTTATTTGTAAAAATTTTAAAAATAGAATATTATAGTGGATATAGACAAAATTTAGCTATGAAGGAGACTCATTTAAGTATGAAAAAGGCTCATAAAATAACAATACTCTTAAGTTTTTTAATAATTTCAATATCCTTAATCTCATTTTTTAATCCTTTATCCGATCCTACGGAAAAGAATTCAGAAAAATTGAGTAAGGATGAAATCAGTATTTTTTTCAACTACGAACCTAAAACCCTCGATCCTTCAAAGGCAGCCGACGATTATTCCATAGAACTCTTGAAAAACACATTAGAGGGTTTAACTAGAATTTCAAAGAATTCTATGGGAGAAGAGGTTCCCGAAAAAGCTGGAGCAATCTCATGGAAAATAGAGGACAACGGTAAAAGATGGATTTTCTTTTTGAGAGATTACAAGTGGGAGGATGGTAAAGAGGTTACAGCAGAAGATTTTGAATATGGAATCAAAAGAAGCCTCGACCCAAAGACAGCCTCTCCTATGGCATATCTTTTATATCCAATAAAAAATGCCGAAAAATATAATGGTGGACAGGCTACTCAAGATAGTATAGGGGTAAAGACAATAGACAGTAAAACCCTTGTTATAGATCTAGAAAATCCTACACCTTATTTCATACAGTTAACAAGCTCGACTCTTATGGCACCTCAGAGAAAAGACATAGTTGAAAAATATGGTGACTCCTATGGAAGCAATGCTGATAAGATGATATACAACGGACCTTACAAGATAACAGAATGGAATCATGAAAAAAAGATAGTTTTAGCAAAAAATAAAAACTACTGGGACAAATATTCTGTAAAACTGTCCAATGTAAATGTTCATATTGTCAAAGATGAAAATGTAAGAATGGCAATGCTCTCAAAAGGACAGGCTGATATCGTAGAGGCCACCAAAAAAGAGTGGGCAGATCAATTCACAAAAAGCGGAAAATTCAATGAAGTTTCTGGTTACAGTGCCGCAACTAACTTTTTATTTTTCAATCAAACTTCAGAACTATTTAAAAATGAGAAAATAAGAAAAGCTTTCTCTATGGGTGTAAAACGTAAGGAGATGGCTGAGATTATATATAGGGGGATATTTGAGCCGGCGTATGGATGGGTTCCTCCTAAGGTCAGTATAGGGCAAAAGGAGTATAGGAAGAAAAGAGGTGATTTTATAAGAGAAAACAGCAAAGAGGCTAGGGAGCTTCTTATAGATGGATTGAAAGAACTGGGAATAAAGCAGTCTCCAGAAGATATCACTGTCACATTTCTAAATCCCAGCACTACCACATGGGCTAGGAAATATTCTGAATACCTTGCACAAATGTACAAAGAAACACTAGGTATCAATGTGAAGTCTGAGTTTGTTCAGTGGTCTATTTTTGAAGGAAAAGTTGCCAAACTCGATTATGACTTTGCAGGTATGGGATGGTTTGGAGACTATAATGACCCTTCAAGTTTTTTGGAGCCTTTCATAAGTGACCAAGGTTCCATTGTCACTGGATGGGAAAACATCAGGTATAACCAGCTACTAAAAAAAGCTATTATGACTCTAGATGAGGAAAAAAGATACGGGTATTTCAAAGAAGCAGAGGAGATGCTTATCGAAAAAGCCGTTATTGCTCCTACAGTATTTTTAAAAAGAAGAATCTTTCACAAAAAAAATCTAAAAGGTTTATTAATATCGGCATTTGGTAGCACCGACTATAAAAATGTATTTGTTGAAAAAAAATAATGAATAGCTTAAAATAGTGGTGGTATTATATAATACTGCCACTTTTATATTGGAGGAATCATGAAAAATTTCATTTTAGGAAAAACTATAAATATGATAATAAGCCTTTTTACTGTGCTTACACTGACATTTTTTATGCTAGAATCCCTTCCAGGCACTCCTCTATCACACCTAG is drawn from uncultured Ilyobacter sp. and contains these coding sequences:
- the htpG gene encoding molecular chaperone HtpG → MSKETLNFQTETSELLNLVIHSIYTHKEIFLRELVSNASDAVDKLKFLSITDKELLEGDQDFKIEITASKDKKVLKISDNGIGMNHDELVANLGTIAKSGSKAFMNALKESKKQSDLEIIGQFGVGFYSAFMVTDKITVATRRAGEEKAYKWESDGKNTFVIDEIKKEKRGTEITLHIREDEENPNDEYLEEYKIRELIKKYSDYVRYPINLEVEKKDGDKKVKSMETLNSMVPIWKKNKNDVTEEEYDEFYMSKFHDWEKPLMNIHIKVEGNIDYTALLYIPSRTPMDFYTKDYEKGLQLYTKNVFIMDKCKQLVPDHFRFVKGLVDSADFSLNISREILQQDRQLQSLGKNIQKKIQRELENLLKNDRKKYELFWDAFGMDIKAGIYSEYGLYKDTLKNLLIFHSTFNDDKTTLSEYVSRMTEDQKEIYYVSGEDLDSLKKMPQMEAVKEKGYEVLFLNERVDEFAIRTLMEYDGKPFKSVTESNLGLEDEMEKKMLEESEGENKSLLEGIQNALKDKISKVKLTNRLKSSAVCLVSGENGISFEMERVMKDIPGQENAVKAERILEINPSHNLFKALKSIYEKSPEEIEEYADILYNQALLVEGFQLDDPVEFSNKITNLLIKASK
- a CDS encoding peptide ABC transporter substrate-binding protein, which gives rise to MKKAHKITILLSFLIISISLISFFNPLSDPTEKNSEKLSKDEISIFFNYEPKTLDPSKAADDYSIELLKNTLEGLTRISKNSMGEEVPEKAGAISWKIEDNGKRWIFFLRDYKWEDGKEVTAEDFEYGIKRSLDPKTASPMAYLLYPIKNAEKYNGGQATQDSIGVKTIDSKTLVIDLENPTPYFIQLTSSTLMAPQRKDIVEKYGDSYGSNADKMIYNGPYKITEWNHEKKIVLAKNKNYWDKYSVKLSNVNVHIVKDENVRMAMLSKGQADIVEATKKEWADQFTKSGKFNEVSGYSAATNFLFFNQTSELFKNEKIRKAFSMGVKRKEMAEIIYRGIFEPAYGWVPPKVSIGQKEYRKKRGDFIRENSKEARELLIDGLKELGIKQSPEDITVTFLNPSTTTWARKYSEYLAQMYKETLGINVKSEFVQWSIFEGKVAKLDYDFAGMGWFGDYNDPSSFLEPFISDQGSIVTGWENIRYNQLLKKAIMTLDEEKRYGYFKEAEEMLIEKAVIAPTVFLKRRIFHKKNLKGLLISAFGSTDYKNVFVEKK